A section of the Phaseolus vulgaris cultivar G19833 chromosome 8, P. vulgaris v2.0, whole genome shotgun sequence genome encodes:
- the LOC137825025 gene encoding uncharacterized protein produces MMLSGGSNAVYCKVFMSTLSGTALDWFVSLPTGHITTFQQFSKMFVEQYIVNKAPPLVSYDLFDVRQYQGEFLKDFLNRFEAQIVRLPGKDEEMFVHAFKKGVLPGPFSESLIRSHPATFAEIRRRAVAHIAAESEVSEKRGNVAPAKPRAQTRIHPQRVMEAAAGKRDQRMRHPYDPKKSKGKGPGRPRETNRPPRYEYVMGLADLIAIPNIAARLKVPEKRMDKVLGPKPDAWCEFHKSFGHSINSCLALGYQLAELVKCGFLKDYLLKKQAGQSSGSQPAGSEGQQHKVPIHGEIHTIAGGFSGGGCTES; encoded by the coding sequence ATGATGCTCTCAGGAGGTTCAAACGCGGTCTACTgcaaggtgttcatgagcactctcagtggaacagcgctggactggttcgtcagtctacctactggccacattaccacgttccaGCAGTtctccaagatgtttgttgaacagtacatagtgaacaaggcaccgccgttggtgtcttacgatctgttcgacgtgaggcagtatcaaggggagttCCTGAAGGATTTTTTGAACAGATTCGAAGCTCAGATCGTTCGCTTGCCAggtaaggatgaagaaatgtttgtacatgccttcaaaaagggcgtgttgcctggACCTTTTAGTGAATCGCTGATCAggagtcaccccgccacgttcgctgaaatccggcgacgtgccgtggctcacatcgccgctgaGAGCGAAGTCTCCGAGAAAAGGGGAAATGTGGCCCCAGCTAAGCCACGCGCTCAGACGAGGATTCATCCGCAGAGGGTgatggaggcggcggcggggaagagggatcaaaggatgCGTCATCCTTATGACCCAAAGAAGAGCAAGGGGAAGGGGCCGGGGCGGCCCAGAGAGACTAATCGCCCGCCGAGGTACGAGTACGTGATGGGATTGGctgacctgatcgccatcccgaacattgctgccaggctcaaagtgcctgagaagagaatggataaggtgttgggaccaaaaccagacgcgtggtgtgagttccacaagagctttggccactctatcaattcgtgtttggctttgggatACCAACTCGCCGAGCTGGTCAAGTGTGGATTCTTGAAGGATTACCTGCTGAAGAAGCAGGCGGGGCAATCATCAGGTTCACAACCAGCGGGCAGTGAGGGACAACAGCACAAAGTACCcattcacggcgagatccacaccatagcggGTGGATTCTCAGGTGGTGGGTGTACTGAATCGTAG